One genomic segment of Burkholderiaceae bacterium includes these proteins:
- a CDS encoding IS5 family transposase, with product MRGNQDFQGAMFSYISLEERVPAAHPLRKLRAVVDALLSSMNSEFEAVYARRGRPSVPPEMLLKALLLQILFSIRSERQLVEAVNYNLLYRWFVGLNIEDKVWDHSTFSANRERLFNEDLARAFFERVKLSAQWGRLASDEHFSVDGTLIEAWASHKSFKRKDDDSGTPPGRNPEVNFKGQERCNDTHASTTDADARLFKKSAGDKSRLCHMGHILMENRNGLIVDVEITHASGTAEREAALAMLKRRGNKNKRATVGADKGYDSQAFIKGCRKLKVTPHVAAKDKHSAVDGRIRRHEGYKTSLKVRKRIEEAFGWIKTVGGLAKTKLIGQAKLAGQALLCFATYNLVRMGSLGGWWDAHHA from the coding sequence ATGAGAGGCAACCAAGACTTCCAGGGGGCGATGTTTAGCTACATCAGCCTTGAAGAAAGAGTGCCAGCGGCACACCCGCTGCGCAAGTTGCGCGCCGTGGTGGATGCGCTGCTGTCGAGCATGAACAGCGAGTTCGAAGCGGTGTACGCCCGCCGTGGCCGCCCCTCGGTGCCGCCGGAGATGCTGCTCAAGGCCTTGCTGCTGCAAATCCTGTTCTCCATCCGCAGCGAACGCCAGCTGGTCGAGGCGGTCAACTACAACCTGCTGTACCGCTGGTTCGTGGGCCTGAACATTGAAGACAAGGTCTGGGACCACTCCACCTTCAGCGCCAACCGCGAACGCCTCTTCAACGAAGACCTGGCGCGCGCCTTCTTCGAGCGCGTCAAGCTCAGCGCCCAGTGGGGCCGGCTTGCCAGCGACGAACACTTCAGCGTGGACGGCACGCTGATTGAGGCCTGGGCCTCGCACAAGAGTTTCAAACGCAAAGACGACGACAGCGGCACGCCACCCGGACGCAACCCCGAGGTGAACTTCAAAGGGCAGGAGCGCTGCAACGACACCCACGCCAGCACCACCGATGCCGATGCCCGGCTGTTCAAGAAGAGCGCGGGCGACAAATCTCGCCTGTGCCACATGGGGCACATCCTCATGGAGAACCGCAACGGGCTGATCGTGGATGTGGAGATCACACATGCCAGTGGCACCGCCGAGCGCGAGGCGGCGCTGGCGATGCTCAAACGCCGGGGAAACAAGAACAAGCGGGCCACGGTCGGGGCCGACAAAGGTTACGACAGCCAGGCCTTCATCAAGGGCTGCCGAAAGCTCAAAGTCACGCCACACGTGGCGGCCAAGGACAAGCACTCGGCGGTCGATGGCCGCATCCGGCGCCACGAGGGCTACAAGACCAGCCTCAAAGTGCGCAAGCGCATCGAGGAGGCCTTTGGCTGGATCAAGACAGTGGGTGGTCTGGCCAAGACCAAATTGATCGGTCAGGCCAAGCTCGCGGGCCAGGCGCTGCTGTGCTTTGCCACCTACAACCTGGTGCGCATGGGCAGTCTGGGCGGCTGGTGGGACGCGCATCATGCGTGA
- a CDS encoding MFS transporter, producing MASDRSGRRGRSQGIFQRPVKYPGTLLTATLSSIGPTVAAFVTTFYMPNYAIRELGMSPVVALFGAALTGLVTFSGSPLVGRWSDRIGRKPLIFWSRIVLVLSVYPGFLWLNASPTPAVLYTVMGGLSVLLTIQGTPTLTMLPEMFPRHLRASGMSLVYSVGVTIFGGFSPFISTWLVNATGSKFAPAWYLMGMTLASLVGLKLLKDYTGRDIDALQAANA from the coding sequence ATGGCTTCAGATCGTAGCGGCCGACGCGGACGCTCGCAGGGGATTTTTCAACGGCCTGTTAAGTATCCGGGGACCTTGCTGACCGCCACGCTCAGCTCCATTGGGCCGACGGTCGCGGCGTTCGTCACGACCTTCTACATGCCCAACTACGCCATCCGCGAACTCGGGATGTCGCCCGTGGTCGCCCTGTTCGGCGCCGCGCTGACCGGCCTGGTGACCTTCTCCGGCTCTCCGCTGGTGGGCCGGTGGAGCGACCGCATCGGCCGCAAGCCCCTCATTTTCTGGAGCCGGATCGTGCTGGTCTTGTCGGTCTACCCAGGCTTCTTGTGGCTGAACGCATCGCCGACGCCCGCGGTGCTCTACACCGTCATGGGTGGGCTCAGCGTGTTGCTGACGATCCAGGGAACCCCCACGCTGACCATGCTGCCGGAGATGTTCCCGCGGCACCTGCGCGCCAGCGGCATGTCCCTGGTCTACAGCGTGGGCGTGACGATCTTTGGCGGCTTCTCGCCCTTCATCTCCACCTGGCTCGTGAACGCCACCGGCAGCAAGTTCGCGCCCGCCTGGTACCTGATGGGCATGACGCTCGCATCGCTGGTCGGCCTCAAGCTGCTCAAGGACTACACCGGCCGCGACATCGACGCCCTGCAAGCCGCCAACGCCTGA
- the kynU gene encoding kynureninase, producing MTSLSDCQAHDRADVLAPLRELFDLPAGVIYLDGNSLGAQPRAVPARVAAVVAQQWGRDLITSWNKAGWFALPRRVGDRIAPWIGAQAGQVVAADTTSINLYKALSAALSIARQQDGTRRVVVSERSNFPTDLYIAEALCRERGCTLKLIEPHEVLQSLQPDVAVLMLTQVNYRTGALHDMAHITAAAHAAGVLTVWDLCHSAGAVPVDLTGADADFAVGCTYKYFNGGPGSPAFVWVHPRHVARCWQPLAGWWGHAAPFDFTPEYQPAMDITRYQCGTQPIISLAALDAALDVFDAAAGLGGMAALRAKSLQLTDLFIERVEAQCPGQFELVTPREHARRGSQVCLSPTARLPAGSAYAIVQALIARGVIGDFRAGDAQQPDIVRLGFTPLYLRHEDVWHAARHLAEVLQKQEYLKPEFNQRHAVT from the coding sequence ATGACTTCCCTGTCCGACTGCCAGGCGCATGACCGCGCCGATGTGCTGGCCCCGCTGCGCGAGCTGTTCGACCTACCTGCCGGCGTGATCTACCTGGACGGCAACTCGTTGGGCGCGCAGCCCCGCGCCGTGCCCGCGCGCGTGGCCGCCGTGGTGGCCCAGCAGTGGGGGCGCGACTTGATCACCAGCTGGAACAAGGCCGGCTGGTTTGCCCTGCCGCGCCGCGTGGGCGACCGCATCGCCCCCTGGATCGGCGCCCAGGCCGGCCAGGTGGTGGCCGCCGACACCACCTCGATCAACCTCTACAAGGCGCTGTCGGCCGCGCTGTCCATCGCCCGGCAGCAGGACGGCACGCGCCGCGTGGTGGTCAGCGAACGCAGCAACTTCCCCACCGACCTGTACATCGCCGAGGCCCTGTGCCGCGAGCGCGGCTGCACGCTCAAGCTGATCGAGCCGCACGAGGTGCTGCAGAGCCTGCAGCCCGACGTGGCGGTGCTGATGCTCACCCAGGTCAACTACCGCACCGGCGCGCTGCACGACATGGCGCACATCACCGCCGCCGCGCATGCCGCCGGGGTGCTGACGGTGTGGGACCTGTGCCACAGCGCCGGCGCGGTGCCGGTGGACTTGACTGGTGCCGATGCCGACTTTGCCGTCGGCTGCACCTACAAGTATTTCAACGGCGGCCCGGGCTCGCCGGCCTTCGTGTGGGTGCATCCGCGCCACGTGGCCCGCTGCTGGCAGCCGCTGGCCGGCTGGTGGGGGCATGCGGCGCCGTTCGACTTCACGCCCGAGTACCAGCCGGCCATGGACATCACGCGCTACCAGTGCGGCACGCAGCCGATCATCAGCCTGGCCGCACTGGATGCGGCGCTGGACGTGTTCGACGCCGCCGCCGGCCTGGGCGGCATGGCCGCGCTGCGTGCCAAGTCGCTGCAGCTGACCGATCTGTTCATCGAGCGGGTCGAGGCCCAGTGCCCGGGCCAGTTCGAGCTGGTCACCCCGCGCGAGCATGCCCGGCGCGGCTCGCAGGTGTGCCTGTCGCCGACGGCCAGGCTGCCGGCGGGCAGTGCGTATGCCATCGTGCAGGCGCTGATCGCGCGCGGCGTGATCGGGGACTTTCGCGCGGGCGACGCGCAGCAGCCGGACATCGTGCGCCTGGGCTTTACGCCGCTGTACCTGCGCCACGAGGACGTGTGGCACGCCGCGCGCCATCTGGCCGAGGTGCTGCAGAAGCAGGAATACCTGAAGCCCGAGTTCAATCAGCGCCATGCCGTGACCTGA